TCAAGACGACTAACAGCGCGCTTCTATTGAATAGAATAACTGAGAGCGACGCAAAAAAGGATGTGATAAGCGTGGAAAAACAAGTGATGCTAGAAATGAAAGACATTGACAAAGTTTTCCCAGGGGTTAAAGCACTCGACAAAGCGCAATTAACAGTAAAAGCGGGTACTGTCCATGCGTTAATGGGTGAAAATGGGGCAGGTAAATCTACCTTGATGAAGTGTCTCTACGGCATTTACTACCGGGATAATGGATCGGTAGTATTGGAAGGTCAAGAAGTGAATTTCACTAATTCAAAAGAAGCATTGGACCATGGTGTGGCGATGATTCATCAAGAATTACAGCCGATTCCTGAAATGACGATAGCAGAAAATATGTTTTTAGGAAACTATCCGAAAAAAGGATTACTCGTTGACCATGAAAAAATGGAAGAAGAAACTAAGAAGTTTTTAGATATTATCGGTTTAAATGTGTCACCAACCACAAAACTAGGTGAACTAACCATTTCGCAACAACAATCCGTTGAAATTGCTAAAGCGGTATCTCATCGAGCTAAAATCTTAATTATGGATGAGCCAACCTCTTCATTAACAGCAGCGGAAGTAGAAAATCTATTTAAAGTTATTGATGCACTTCGTGCGACAGGTATGGGTATTATTTATATTTCACATAAAATGGATGAAATTCTACGTATTTCTGATGAAATTACGATTATGCGTGATGGACAATATGTTGGGACATTCGACTCACATCAAATTACAATTAATGAAATTATTAAACACATGGTAGGTCGTGAGTTGGTAAACCAATTTCCGATTAAAGACTTTGGTCCAGGTGAAAATAATATTTTAGAAGTGAAAAACTATACGTCTCCTAACCCATTATCCTTCCAAAATTGCTCGTTTGAATTGAAAGAAGGGGAAATTCTTGGCGTCGCAGGACTTGTAGGGGCTCAACGTTCAGAACTAATGGAAGCAGTATTTGGTTTACGTGAAAGTTTACCAGGTGCAGAGATTATTCATCGTGGTAAAACAGTTAAAATTAATGACCCGAAAGAAGCAATCAAAAATGGCTTTGCCTTAGTGACTGAAGACCGTCGTGGTTCTGGTATTTTTGGTGTGTTATCGGTTAGTGATAATACGATTACAGCGTCATTGCCAAAATATCGTTCAAAAATTGGACTATTGGATGAAAAACGGATTGCTGAAGTTGTAATGAATGGTATTAATAGTATGCGGACGAAGACACCAAGTCCAGAGACAGCGATTCAAAACTTATCCGGTGGTAACCAACAAAAAGTAATTTTAGCACGTTGGTTAGCAACAAATCCGGATATCTTGATTTTAGACGAGCCGACTCGTGGGATTGACGTCGGTGCTAAATACGAAATTTATGAAATTATTAAC
The genomic region above belongs to Aerococcaceae bacterium zg-1292 and contains:
- a CDS encoding sugar ABC transporter ATP-binding protein, translating into MEKQVMLEMKDIDKVFPGVKALDKAQLTVKAGTVHALMGENGAGKSTLMKCLYGIYYRDNGSVVLEGQEVNFTNSKEALDHGVAMIHQELQPIPEMTIAENMFLGNYPKKGLLVDHEKMEEETKKFLDIIGLNVSPTTKLGELTISQQQSVEIAKAVSHRAKILIMDEPTSSLTAAEVENLFKVIDALRATGMGIIYISHKMDEILRISDEITIMRDGQYVGTFDSHQITINEIIKHMVGRELVNQFPIKDFGPGENNILEVKNYTSPNPLSFQNCSFELKEGEILGVAGLVGAQRSELMEAVFGLRESLPGAEIIHRGKTVKINDPKEAIKNGFALVTEDRRGSGIFGVLSVSDNTITASLPKYRSKIGLLDEKRIAEVVMNGINSMRTKTPSPETAIQNLSGGNQQKVILARWLATNPDILILDEPTRGIDVGAKYEIYEIINRLAKQGKSIIVISSEMSEILGLSDRIMVMCEGKISGFLDAKEATQEKVMDLATKFMQS